From the genome of Deinococcus arcticus:
GCCGGGGCGCCGGACTGGCGGCAGCTGCTGCACCGCGAGGCCGACGGTGAGTTGACGCCTGAAGAGGCGGCGCGGCTCTTGGCCCTGGCCCAGCAGCCGGAGGTGGCCGAGTTCCGCGCGCGGCTCCTGGCAGTCACAGCGCTGCTGCGGCGGCCAGTGCTCCCCCCTCACAGCGTGGCGCGCCCGGTGGCCCAGGACATTGCCCTGCACGCCTGCCTGAACGCCGCGCCCCCACCACCCGCTCCTTCAGTGGCCGCGCAGGTGGCGGCCGAGATCGGCTGGGCGCGGCAACTGGCTGAATCCCAGCCCCACCAGCCACGCAGTGTGGCGGCCCACACGGCACAGAACATCCGCCTGGGCGCAGCGCTGCAGGGCCGCCTTCCCCCACTGCCCCAGAGCGTGGCGGCGGCGGTGGCGGCTGACATCGCCCTGGGCCAGCAGGTGCGGGCGGCGCCGCTGCCCCCCATGCCCAGCGTGGCGGCCCCGGTCGCCGCTGAGGTGGCCTGGCAGAGCCGACTGGCCCAGCCCGTGCCGGCCGCCCACAGCAGCGTGGCTGCGCAGGTCGCGGCGCGCATTGCCCGGGACAGAGCACCGGCGCCCATGGCCCCCCTGCCCGCCGCGCCGCCCGTGGCCGCCGTCCTGATGGGGCGGGGTCGCAACCCGGCGCCCCTCTTTCTCGTGGTATCGCTGCTGAGCGCCCTGATGGTCCTGGCGGTGTCCAGCGCGTGGCCCAACCTGGCGGCCGGCGCGCTGGTCTTGCAGACCCTGCTGGCCCAGGTGTCGCCCGTGGCGGGCGCCGGGCTGGCGCTGCTGCTGCTCACCAGTGTGCTGGTGACGTGGCGCCCGGCGCCCGGCGCGCAGCGGCTGGGCGGAGCGGCCTTCGCCCTGAGCGCGGTCCTGACCCTGCCCGCCCTGTATGAGGTCACCACCCGGGGGGCCGTGACCTTCGGGCAGGACATCGTGGTCAGCGGCCCGGTGAATGGCAACGTGATTGCGGTGGGCGGCAGCGTGCAGTTGCAGGACTCGGCGCGGGTGCAGGGGGAGGTGGTCACGCTGCTGGGCGACGTGCGCCGCGCCCCCGGCGCCCAGGTGCAGGGGCGCGTGAACGCCCTGATGGGCCGCGCCCCCGGTGACGCCGCTGCCCTGCAGACACCTGTGCCCCCGGGTCTGGGCGCGGTGACGGCCGCCGCTTTCCGCCCGGTCCTGGGCTGGCTGGGGGGTGCCGCGTGGCCGCAGGTGTTCGTGACCCTTACGGGGGGCGCGCTGCTGCTGCTGTTCGTCTCGGGGCTGGCGCCCGTGCTGGCGCGGCGGCAGCGCCACGCCCCCATGCGCACCCTGGCGCTGGGCGTGCTGGCCCTCTCGGCGCTGCTGGGCCCGGCGGGGGGCCTGGCCCTGGTGGGCCTGCTGGGCCCGGCCCTGATTGCGGCGGCCCTGGCGGCGCTGCTGATCGCCGTGGGCCTGAGTGTCAGCGCGTATGACGCCGGGCGCGCCCTGGCCTACCGCGCGCGCCTGCCCCTGCCCGACGCGGTGGGCGCCATGATGGGGCTGAGTGCCGTGGCCGCGAGCCTGAGCCTGCCGCCGCTGGCCTTTGGGGTGGCGCTGGTGGGCGGGGCCTGGGGGGCCGGCACCCTGCTGCTGACCCGCACCGACCCGGCCGTGGTTCCTGCCGCCGCCTGAACGCAGGACCGTAGCCCACGCCCCTCAGCATGAGAACACGCCTGAATGACCCTGAAGAGCGCCCCTCCACCGCCGGAGGGGCGTTTCGCGTTCGCGTGCGCCGGCACCCCTCGCCCGGCCTCCAGCAGTGGCCACCACGCGGCTGGCCCCTGAACGCGGGTGCGTCAGGGGCCAGCCGGATTGGGGCTGAGCGCGGGGCTCAGTTCAGGATGCGTTTCAGGTGCAGGTAGATCTCGTACCAGTCCTGCTTGTCGCGGGGGCGCTTGCCGCGCAGTTCAATGCGGGACAGGGTGCGCACCCAGTCGGGTGTGATCTGGGGCCCCAGGGTCGGGTCTGCGACCAGATCAGCGAGGCCCTTGGGCAGCGCGCCCTCGGTGGACGCACCGTAGAACTCGACGCCTTCGAGCAGGTCATGCACCGTGATGGCGTACGCGCCCGCCAGCGTCTGGAGGGTTTCCAGACTGGGGTTGGTGCGGCCACGTTCCAGATCGCTGAGATACGGAACGCTGATGCCGGCCGTCTCGGCGACGTCCTTGAGCCGCAGCCCGCGTTCGCTGCGCAATTCGCGGAGTCGTTCGTGCAGTTTCATTCTTCACCTCCTTGGCTGCGGCGTGGCCTCACGCTGGGCTTGATCCTGCACCAAGCACCGGGGCGCGTGCCGCCTGGGGCTGCCGACGGGTTCTGCCGAAAACAGGTTTGCCTGTGGGCAGAATGGGGCAGCCTTGGTTGGAGTGTAACACCGCCTCCCGATACGGTCAATACAGAATGAGGGTTAACCCTTCTTGCCCTTCACGATCTCCCCTGCTACCATGAGCCCACAGAAGGCCCCACGCCCCAACCCACTTTTCCTCCTCTTGCAGCCCTCGCCGCCCACCGGGCGGGAAGGAGTACCTTCATGCGCGCCCTGGACACCATTGCCGAGAGCATCCGCGTCGGCTACGCCCACCCCACCACCCTGCTGAACACGTTCATTGAGGTCGAGAACGAGGGCGGCCTGGGCGCCGTGCGCCGCATTGAGCGGCAGCTGCACCTGGGCGTCAGCGCGCTGCGCGAGCGGCAGCACCCCGGCAGCGACCTGGCCCAGACGTGGCTCAATTCTGCCCGCGCCTACCTGATCACCCGCGCCGAGCGCCGTCAGGCCGTGTAAAGGCTGCCGGGCTCCAGACGCCCCCGGACCCATCAACGAACAAACGAACAGCCGCACCCTGGACGTCCCGGGGTGCGGCTGTTCTGTTGTGAGCTGATCTTCAGACGCCAGTCACTGCGTTCAGGCCGTAAATCGCCTCGTACTTGCGGTGCAGGTAGCTCACGTAGGCGTCAGCGCTCAGGGGCTGCCCGGTGGCCTGGGCAATCAACTCGTTGGGGGTCAGGCTGCGGCCATGCTGGTGCACCTGCTCGGCCAGCCACGCCAGCAGGGGGCCATACTCGGCGCGGTCCACGCCGGCCGCCACCCCGGGGTCGCGGCGCGCGGCTTCCAGCAGCTGCACACTCAGGAGGTTGCCCAGGGTGTAGGTGGGGAAGTACCCGATGAGCCCGGCCGACCAGTGGATGTCCTGCAACACGCCCCGGGCGTCGTCTGGCGGGGTCAGGCCCAGGTCGGCCTGCAGGCGGGCGTTCCAGGCCTCTGGCAGGTCGCGCACCGCCAGTGTGCCCTCCAGCAATCCCAGTTCCAGCTCAAACCGCAGCATGATGTGGAAGTTGTAGGTCACCTCGTCGGCTTCGACCCGGATCAGGCTGGGCTGCACGCGGTTGACAGCGCGGTAGAGCGTTTCGGGGTCCAGCCCAGCCGTGACCTCGGGGGCCGCTGCCTGCAGCGCCGGGAAGTAGCGCTCCCAGAACGGCAGGCTGCGCCCCAGCAGGTTCTCGAACATCCGCGACTGGCTTTCGTGCACGCCCAGGCTGGCGCCCGAGGACACCGGCGTGCGGGCCCAGCGCTCGGAGACGCCGCGCTCGTACATGGCGTGCCCCGCCTCGTGCCAGGTGCCAAAGCAGCAGGCGGGCCAGTACGGTTCCACCCGCGTGGTGATACGGATGTCGCTGCGGCTGAGGTTGGACTGAAAGGGGTGGGCGCTTTCATCCTGGCGGGCAAAGTCGCGCCGTAGCCCGAACGCCTCTTCCGCCACCCGCCACGCAAAGGCCTTCTGGGCCTCCGGTGCAAAGGGCCGTGTGAGCACGCTGTAGTCGGCGGCGTCCCCGGCCTGCCGCAGCCGGGTCAGCAGCGGCAGGGTGCGAGCGCGCAGGTCGGCGAAGATGGCCCGCACCTGCGCGGCGCGCATGCCGGGCTCGTAGTCGTCCAGCAAAGCGTCGTAGGGGTGATCCTCAAAGCCCATCAGGTCGGCCTGGCGCCGGGCCAGCCCAATCATGCGCTCCAGGTGGGGCGCGAAGAGAGCAAAGTCGCTTTTGGCCCGCGCCTCCAGCCACGCGTGGTGCGCCTCGTTCTGGGCGCGGGTCTGCTCCTCCACAAAGGCAGTGGGCAGTTTGGTCGCCTTGTCGTAGTCGCGCTGGGCCACGCGCACCACGGCCGCCTGGGTCTCGCCCTGGGGTTGCGCGGCCTGCAGCAGCGCGCCGGTGTCGGGCCCCGTGAACAGCTCGTGGCCCAGGGCCGCCAGGGTGGCCAGTTGCTGGCCCCGGCCAGTGGCGGCCTCGGGCGGCATGGACACTTCCTGTTCCCAGGACAGCAGGCGGGCGGCGGCCTCCAGATCACTGACCTGCCCCAGACGGCGCATCAGATCATTCATGGTCATGGCCCTCAGCCTACCGCCGCGCCTGTGGAGCTGGGCCATCTGG
Proteins encoded in this window:
- a CDS encoding polymer-forming cytoskeletal protein, with translation MGVETHNSAGAPDWRQLLHREADGELTPEEAARLLALAQQPEVAEFRARLLAVTALLRRPVLPPHSVARPVAQDIALHACLNAAPPPPAPSVAAQVAAEIGWARQLAESQPHQPRSVAAHTAQNIRLGAALQGRLPPLPQSVAAAVAADIALGQQVRAAPLPPMPSVAAPVAAEVAWQSRLAQPVPAAHSSVAAQVAARIARDRAPAPMAPLPAAPPVAAVLMGRGRNPAPLFLVVSLLSALMVLAVSSAWPNLAAGALVLQTLLAQVSPVAGAGLALLLLTSVLVTWRPAPGAQRLGGAAFALSAVLTLPALYEVTTRGAVTFGQDIVVSGPVNGNVIAVGGSVQLQDSARVQGEVVTLLGDVRRAPGAQVQGRVNALMGRAPGDAAALQTPVPPGLGAVTAAAFRPVLGWLGGAAWPQVFVTLTGGALLLLFVSGLAPVLARRQRHAPMRTLALGVLALSALLGPAGGLALVGLLGPALIAAALAALLIAVGLSVSAYDAGRALAYRARLPLPDAVGAMMGLSAVAASLSLPPLAFGVALVGGAWGAGTLLLTRTDPAVVPAAA
- a CDS encoding helix-turn-helix domain-containing protein, which gives rise to MKLHERLRELRSERGLRLKDVAETAGISVPYLSDLERGRTNPSLETLQTLAGAYAITVHDLLEGVEFYGASTEGALPKGLADLVADPTLGPQITPDWVRTLSRIELRGKRPRDKQDWYEIYLHLKRILN
- a CDS encoding carboxypeptidase M32, giving the protein MTMNDLMRRLGQVSDLEAAARLLSWEQEVSMPPEAATGRGQQLATLAALGHELFTGPDTGALLQAAQPQGETQAAVVRVAQRDYDKATKLPTAFVEEQTRAQNEAHHAWLEARAKSDFALFAPHLERMIGLARRQADLMGFEDHPYDALLDDYEPGMRAAQVRAIFADLRARTLPLLTRLRQAGDAADYSVLTRPFAPEAQKAFAWRVAEEAFGLRRDFARQDESAHPFQSNLSRSDIRITTRVEPYWPACCFGTWHEAGHAMYERGVSERWARTPVSSGASLGVHESQSRMFENLLGRSLPFWERYFPALQAAAPEVTAGLDPETLYRAVNRVQPSLIRVEADEVTYNFHIMLRFELELGLLEGTLAVRDLPEAWNARLQADLGLTPPDDARGVLQDIHWSAGLIGYFPTYTLGNLLSVQLLEAARRDPGVAAGVDRAEYGPLLAWLAEQVHQHGRSLTPNELIAQATGQPLSADAYVSYLHRKYEAIYGLNAVTGV